The region CGCCGAGCTTAGCATACAGGTAGTTATTATCGCTAAGCTGGTACTGACCTTTAACAGCCAATACAAAGTTGTCATAGTCTAACTCGTTTGCACCAAGGCCAAACAAGGCTTTATCGTTACGTGTACAAGTGAACTTATCATCACTATCGTCCTTACATTCCCATTCATCCGCTTCCATACCTGTGTTGTAAGCGGCTTCCAGTGCCCAGGTCGAATCGTATTGATAGTTGTAGTAAAAGTATACATGGGTAACACCGTCACCATCCTGATCGGAGCTATTGTAAGAGGCGCTACCGCCAAATAGCTGAGCACCTACGCGGTGTTGTTCATCATGCTGTGCAGCCTGCGATGCAAAAGAGGCTGAAACTGCAAAAACCAGTGAGAGGAGAGATAAAGATTTCATTGCTGTCATTCCGTTTGATTAACTTGCTGACAAGTTTATTCAGACTCCTTGTGAGAGTCTGTTTGTGGGGTGTCATAAAATGTAAGCGCTTGTAGGGGGGCTGTGAGCAAATATGAATCAATTAGTCAGTAGGGTGAAAACCACGGCTGATTTGCTTAAGGTCTGTCTCCTTGACAGGGTTTGGGGGGGTATTGCTTCTGATCAGAACAACGTCTATAGAAGGTAATGGTGGCAAATCCTGATCACTAAGAATATTAAGACCTTCTACGCTACTTCGTGCGAGCGCGCCGATTGCTAACTCAGCCTTAACCAGAGCGCGTAAAGCTGAAGCATTTTGGCAATTAGCAATGACTTTAAATGGCCGTTCCTGCTTCATTAACCCCTCAATGGCGGCCTGATGAAAGCGACAATCTCGTTGAAATACGGCGAGTGAAATAGGCGTTTCTGGATGCCAAGTGCCAACCCATACCCCCTGATCATGGTATAGGAATAATCCTTCCTCGGAATCTGGGCTTCGCGTGATCACACCCAAATCCAGTTCACCCTGATCGAGGGCGTCTTTTATTCGGTTGCTGGACATGCAGTGAATATCAAGTTCAAGGTTCTGCCAATGTTGATGCAGCAAAGTGATGAGTGAAGGTAAAATAGTGTCAGCATAATCGTCAGGACAACCCAGCCTGAGCAGTGTGGCTCGTTCGCTTTGACGCATGTGTGTCAGAGTGTCATCGTGCAGTCTAACTAGTTGTTTTGCATAGCGCATTAAAGTATGCCCATCTTGAGTTAAATGCATTTTACGGCCTGATTTTTCAAACAGAGGCTTACCTATATCTTCCTGGAGTTTTTTCATCTGCATACTAATGGCTGACTGAGTGCGGTGTAGCTGGTTAGCTGCACGAGTAAAGCTGTCGTTTTCGACGCAAGCGATAAAGCTGCGCAATGATTCTATATCCATACCCATAAGAGTTCTTGATGTTTGATATTAGAATTATCCGTTGGTTTCGCTTGATAAAGCAACTTAAAGTGGGGGCTGTAAAAATTATCGCTATTGAAAGAAGGACGACTATGAAGCTTTATATCGGCAACAAAAATTACTCTACATGGTCTTTGAGAGCTTGGTTATTGCTTGAAAAGTATGACTTAAATTTTCAGGAAACCATATTGAAACTAGAAACAGACGCATTTTATCAGACCTTGTCTGGTATTAGCCCAACCAACAAGGTGCCGCTTCTTGTTGATGGAGATGTGGTGGTCTGGGAGTCTTTAGCAATCTGCGAATACATCAACGAGGCTTATCTTTCTGGGAAGGCTTGGCCTGCGAACCCAGAGTTACGGGCACGGGCACGTGCACTTAGTAGTGAAATGCACAGCGGTTTTTTGGCGCTTAGAGCGGAAATGCCAATGAATATTAGGGCAAAACGTTATGTGAACTTATCTGCGGCAGCACAAAAAGACATAGAAAGGATCACACAAATTTGGCGAGAACAATTGCAGGAATTTGGCCAGCAGGGAGGCTGGCTATTTGGTGACTGGAGTATAGCCGATGCCATGTTTGCGCCGGTTGTAATGCGATTTCTCACCTATGGCATAGAGCTTGGCTCTGAAGAAAGTGTGTATATGGAAAAAGTACTTGCTTGCCCTGCCATAGATAAATGGCGAGCCGCTGCCTTGCTTGAGCGGGATATAGTGCCAAGTGATGAAGCTGGCAGTCCTCGCGACTAATTAAGCCGCGGGTATTAAAATCAGGGTTATCTGCATACTGTGTCCTTATTTGAGCAATATACTTATTGCTGTATGTTGCTCAATAGCGGAAATGTCTAATGCTGACCCCGGTTACCCCTGTTAATCAAACCATCTATAATAATCTGGCTCAGGCTTACGAGGCTGAGTTTTCTCCTCTCACAGATAAAAGCCCGGGCCCTGACGGGCTATTTGCATTAGATACTTTGTTGGAAGGGAGTGTCACGGGCTATTTGTGTTATGTAAACAAAACGCCGGCAGGGTTGGCCGCGATTGCACAGCATCACGATAAAGAGTTTGAGGTCTGTGAATTTTATATAGTACCTCGTTTTCGCAAAGCAGGACTAGGTACTCGGTTTGCTCGCGCTATCTGGGTCAATTCACCAGGCCTGTGGACAGTTAAGCAGATTGCTGGTGCTGACTATGCAACGCAATTCTGGCGCAGGGCAATTGCTGAGGCCGGCGTAAAAGATATGGAAGAAGATACATACGATGACCCACATTGGGGCACTGTAACGCGGCAACGATTCAGAAACGATGTGTAATCAGTCAAACTGAGTTGGCTGTCAGGCGCGTATTTGTGTCAGAATGTGCTGGCAGTCTGGCAGCGCCATAAAGTGTGGTACTGGGTAATCTGGATGAGCCTCTTCAAGTGCCTGGACTGCCAGTGACTGAATATCGTCACTGAGTACTTCACTGAGGTGAGCCTGAATGTTGAGCTGTGTCAGCAATTGCGTAATGTGTGTGATGAAGTCTTGCGCTTGTTGCTCAATAGGGTAATCCAAAGAAGTCAGGCTACAATGACGAGCAATGTCCGCCAACTGACGATGTATTCTGCTGCCGTACCAATGTAGAACTGGTAACAGCAATACTGCGTTTGCCAGACCATGTGGGGTACCATATCTGGCTGTGAGTTGATGTGAAATGGCATGCACATAGCCTACCGATGTTCGTGTGAATGCTTGCCCTGCCAGGAAAGATGCATATAGTAGTTTTTCTCTTGCCAGCAGGTTCTGACCATCAGTGTAAGCAATAGGCAGATGGGTGAATATGAGCTCACATGCTTCGAGTGCTTTGGCATTCGTGAGCTTAGTCGCGTTTATGCTTAAGATGGCTTCAATGGCGTGAGTCAGTGCGTCGATTGCTGTAGTTGCTGTTATCCCGGCCGGTAAACTGGTAGTGAGCTGGCTCAGCAAAACAGCACGTTGCGGGACCAGACAAAAGTCCGCAGCAGCGAGCTTTTTACCCCTTTTTTCGTCGTTGAACACAGCTGCAACCGTTGTTTCAGATCCTGTGCCAGCTGTAGTCGGTATTGCAATATTTGGTGGTAGTGTTTTAAGCACCTTAAACAAGCCTGAAAAGGCATCAACAGTGTGTTTTGGCCGAGCAGCCCGAGCACCAATAAGCTTTGCTGCGTCTAGTACCGAACCACCCCCAACACTGATAATCGCCTTGCACTCATTTGAAAGGTAGGTTTGATAGCCTTGTTCTATGTTTTCTACCGTGGGGTTTGCCTGAACTTGATCATAAACGACAGGGCGCAGGTTTTGAGCCTCCAGTGCTGTGATGACGGGTGAAATGACGTTTAGCTCATTCAGGACTTTGTCTGTTACCAGCAAGACCTGAGTATCATGTGGTAAAGTCAGATCTTGAATGGCGCTGTTAAGCCCCGTTAACCCTTTATAGAGTTCCGGTGCCGGAATACCAATAAATCTGACAATGCATTTCAGTAAAAAGTGATAACAGCGATAGAGTAGGTGCATAACCCGGATAGCTCGAGTGGTGGTTTATTGCACAAAAGCATAGCTGAAATTGCCCGTGTATGGCAAAGATTTAATGTGGCAGGTACTTGAAATTAAGCTACTTTAGAAGGAGGGTGAGCCAGCTTAAGTGCTGGCCCATACGCAGAGAGTTACACTACTCCGCGTGGTAAACGGCAGTCATGGTCCTTTTCTGCTAGCTCAATGATCCAGGCCTCTTCTGCGGTATAGCCATCTTCATTTGCTTTGACAACCGTGAATGGGGTTGCTTTTTTAACCGCTGGCGCTGCTGCCTTGGTTGTTGCTTTTTTCTTTGGCGCAGGTTGTTCTGTCGCGGCTGTTCCTGAAGTTAGCTCTTCGGTTAAAGCTGCTACATCTGCCAGACGCATATTTTTGCCACCGTCAATGCTGTACCAGCCAGGTTTAGTGGTGATCTCTGGCTTTTTGCCGTGTGCGGCTTCATATGCGGCTTCAAATGCACTTAAAACTTCAGTTTTATCTAGTTTACTCATCGTAAATCCCAGTCGTGTTATACGCGGATACGCAGGTTAAGATTAAACGATATTTATACCTATTTTTGAGTAATTTTTCAATTTTTTGCGTTTTTAAGCTCTGATTCATCGCAAATCAGTCCCTGCTCAAGGGGGAAATATCCAACTTTTGGATTAATTAAGTGAAATTGGTATTACAAAGCCTGTGGGTCGATCATTCGGCGCAGTGCTATCCATTGCTTTCCTATCAGTTCATGGGCATAGGTGGTTACAGCGTGTAATACAGATGCATTGGCGATAAAGCGCCGATACTCCGGCGAATTGCCGTAACTATAAAATTGTACGGGCGCGGCAAGGGTATCGACACCCTGTGCAGAGAATAAATCCTGAGCCCGCGCCATGTGGCTGGCGGAAGTGACCAAGGCTACTTTACTGTCAACTAGTCTGGTTGCGAGTAATAAAGCTTCTTCAGCTGTGTCTCTGGCCTTTGGATTTTGAATAATTTTGTTTGCCGGTATGCCAAGGGCAATTGCAGTCTTGGCCATCATAGCGCTGTTTGTTGTTTTGCCATATCCGGCGCCTGAAACAATTAGCTGAGCCTGTGGGTAGATGTGAATCAGCCTCAACCCCTCGGACAGGCGGGAAAGCGCACAGCCTGATAGTTGTAAATTTGCCGGCAGCTGGGGAGCTGGGTGTACACCACACCCCAGTACGACAACATAGTCTACATTTTTATGCTTGGTTGTTGAAAACGGGGTCAACTTTTGCTCTGTGGGTGTAATGAGTACATTTGCAAAGTAAGGGGTACTGATTGCCCAGAGGCCAATCACCAATAGCCAGCTGGTCAGGTATGACTTGTGGTTTGTCCTGGCGACAAACAGCAAGCAGAGCGCAAGCAACAGCAGGGTCAGTGGTAAGGGCATCAATAGCGACCCAATCACCTTTTTTACCTCAAACATAAAATGATCCGTTTATATCAGTTTGCCCCTAGTTTACCTCAT is a window of Pseudoalteromonas sp. R3 DNA encoding:
- a CDS encoding porin family protein, which encodes MKSLSLLSLVFAVSASFASQAAQHDEQHRVGAQLFGGSASYNSSDQDGDGVTHVYFYYNYQYDSTWALEAAYNTGMEADEWECKDDSDDKFTCTRNDKALFGLGANELDYDNFVLAVKGQYQLSDNNYLYAKLGAHYYDYEIGYKGKTMVEEDGISFLTEAGWQYDWDNGMSVNASIQYLDMGDLDTTNLGLGVSYRF
- a CDS encoding LysR substrate-binding domain-containing protein, yielding MDIESLRSFIACVENDSFTRAANQLHRTQSAISMQMKKLQEDIGKPLFEKSGRKMHLTQDGHTLMRYAKQLVRLHDDTLTHMRQSERATLLRLGCPDDYADTILPSLITLLHQHWQNLELDIHCMSSNRIKDALDQGELDLGVITRSPDSEEGLFLYHDQGVWVGTWHPETPISLAVFQRDCRFHQAAIEGLMKQERPFKVIANCQNASALRALVKAELAIGALARSSVEGLNILSDQDLPPLPSIDVVLIRSNTPPNPVKETDLKQISRGFHPTD
- a CDS encoding glutathione S-transferase family protein yields the protein MKLYIGNKNYSTWSLRAWLLLEKYDLNFQETILKLETDAFYQTLSGISPTNKVPLLVDGDVVVWESLAICEYINEAYLSGKAWPANPELRARARALSSEMHSGFLALRAEMPMNIRAKRYVNLSAAAQKDIERITQIWREQLQEFGQQGGWLFGDWSIADAMFAPVVMRFLTYGIELGSEESVYMEKVLACPAIDKWRAAALLERDIVPSDEAGSPRD
- a CDS encoding GNAT family N-acetyltransferase yields the protein MLTPVTPVNQTIYNNLAQAYEAEFSPLTDKSPGPDGLFALDTLLEGSVTGYLCYVNKTPAGLAAIAQHHDKEFEVCEFYIVPRFRKAGLGTRFARAIWVNSPGLWTVKQIAGADYATQFWRRAIAEAGVKDMEEDTYDDPHWGTVTRQRFRNDV
- a CDS encoding iron-containing alcohol dehydrogenase codes for the protein MHLLYRCYHFLLKCIVRFIGIPAPELYKGLTGLNSAIQDLTLPHDTQVLLVTDKVLNELNVISPVITALEAQNLRPVVYDQVQANPTVENIEQGYQTYLSNECKAIISVGGGSVLDAAKLIGARAARPKHTVDAFSGLFKVLKTLPPNIAIPTTAGTGSETTVAAVFNDEKRGKKLAAADFCLVPQRAVLLSQLTTSLPAGITATTAIDALTHAIEAILSINATKLTNAKALEACELIFTHLPIAYTDGQNLLAREKLLYASFLAGQAFTRTSVGYVHAISHQLTARYGTPHGLANAVLLLPVLHWYGSRIHRQLADIARHCSLTSLDYPIEQQAQDFITHITQLLTQLNIQAHLSEVLSDDIQSLAVQALEEAHPDYPVPHFMALPDCQHILTQIRA
- a CDS encoding YdcF family protein, giving the protein MFEVKKVIGSLLMPLPLTLLLLALCLLFVARTNHKSYLTSWLLVIGLWAISTPYFANVLITPTEQKLTPFSTTKHKNVDYVVVLGCGVHPAPQLPANLQLSGCALSRLSEGLRLIHIYPQAQLIVSGAGYGKTTNSAMMAKTAIALGIPANKIIQNPKARDTAEEALLLATRLVDSKVALVTSASHMARAQDLFSAQGVDTLAAPVQFYSYGNSPEYRRFIANASVLHAVTTYAHELIGKQWIALRRMIDPQAL